In Neofelis nebulosa isolate mNeoNeb1 chromosome 10, mNeoNeb1.pri, whole genome shotgun sequence, one DNA window encodes the following:
- the LOC131488688 gene encoding putative olfactory receptor 56B2 isoform X2: MTPNLKHSNISKFQVSEFILMGFPGIHTWQHWLSLPLALLYLLALTANIFILIIINQEATLHQPMYFFLGVLAVVDMGLATTIMPKILAILWFSAKAISLPECFAQMYVIHCFVAMESGIFVCMAIDRYIAICKPLRYPAIVTDSFVVKATVFMALRNSLATIPVPVLAAQRHYCSQNQIEHCLCSNLGVTSLSCDDRTINSVYQLLLAWTLMGSDLALIFLSYALILHSVLKLNSAEAASKALSTCTSHLILILFFYTVIVVISITHNAAMTLPLVPVLLNVLHNVIPPALNPMVYALKNRELRQGLYKVLKMDKEN, encoded by the exons ATGACTCCTAATTTGAAAC ATTCCAACATCTCTAAGTTCCAGGTCTCTGAGTTCATTCTGATGGGATTCCCAGGCATTCACACCTGGCAGCActggctctccctgcccctggctctgCTCTACCTCTTAGCTCTCACTGCCAACATCTTTATCCTGATCATCATCAATCAGGAGGCCACACTGCATCAGCCTATGTACTTTTTCCTAGGTGTCCTGGCTGTTGTAGACATGGGACTGGCTACCACCATCATGCCCAAGATTTTGGCCATCTTATGGTTCAGTGCCAAGGCCATCAGTCTCCCTGAGTGTTTTGCTCAGATGTATGTCATACATTGTTTTGTAGCCATGGAATCAGGTATCTTTGTCTGTATggctatagatagatatatagccATTTGCAAACCACTACGCTATCCAGCAATAGTTACTGATTCTTTTGTGGTCAAGGCAACTGTGTTCATGGCACTTAGAAACAGCCTGGCTACCATCCCAGTGCCTGTGTTGGCTGCTCAGAGACACTACTGCTCACAGAACCAAATTGAGCACTGCCTGTGCTCTAACCTTGGAGTCACTAGCTTATCCTGTGATGACAGGACAATCAACAGCGTCTACCAGCTACTTCTGGCATGGACACTGATGGGGAGTGACctggctttgatttttttatcaTATGCTTTGATACTTCACTCGGTGCTAAAGCTGAACTCAGCAGAAGCTGCTTCCAAAGCCCTAAGTACCTGCACTTCCCACCTCatcctcattttgttcttttacacAGTCATTGTTGTCATTTCCATCACCCATAATGCAGCAATGACGCTTCCCCTTGTCCCAGTTCTCCTCAATGTATTACACAATGTCATTCCTCCTGCCCTCAACCCCATGGTGTATGCACTCAAGAACAGGGAGCTTAGGCAGGGCTTGTATAAGGTTCTGAAGATGGACAAGGAGAACTAA
- the LOC131488689 gene encoding putative olfactory receptor 56B2, which yields MFQHPGDSNISKFQVSEFILMGFPGIHTWQHWLSLPLALLYLLALTANILILIIINQEATLHQPMYYFLGILAVVDMGLATNIMPKILAILWFNTKAISLPECFAQMYVIHCFVGMESGIFVCMAIDRYVAICKPLHYPAIITESFVVKATVLMALRNTLTTIPVPVLAAERHYCSQNQIEHCLCSNLAVTSLSCDDRTINSIYQLLLAWTLMGSDVALIFLSYVLILHSVLKLNSAEAASKALSTCTSHLILILFFYTVVIVISITHSEAITLPLVPVLLNVLENTIPPALNPMVYALKNKEMRQGVYKFLKLNTKGN from the coding sequence ATGTTCCAGCATCCCGGAGATTCCAACATCTCTAAGTTCCAGGTCTCTGAGTTCATTCTGATGGGATTCCCAGGCATTCACACCTGGCAGCActggctctccctgcccctggctctgCTCTACCTCTTAGCTCTCACTGCCAACATCCTTATCCTGATCATCATCAATCAGGAGGCCACACTGCATCAGCCTATGTACTATTTCCTGGGGATCCTGGCTGTGGTAGACATGGGACTGGCTACCAACATCATGCCCAAAATTTTGGCTATTTTATGGTTCAACACCAAGGCCATCAGTCTCCCTGAGTGTTTTGCTCAGATGTATGTCATACATTGTTTTGTGGGCATGGAATCAGGTATCTTTGTCTGCATGGCTATAGATAGATATGTAGCCATTTGTAAACCACTACACTATCCAGCAATAATCACTGAATCTTTTGTGGTCAAAGCAACTGTGCTCATGGCCCTCCGAAATACCCTAACTACCATCCCAGTGCCTGTGTTGGCTGCTGAGAGACACTACTGCTCACAGAACCAAATTGAGCACTGCCTGTGCTCTAATCTTGCAGTCACTAGCTTATCCTGTGATGACAGGACAATTAACAGCATCTACCAGCTACTTCTGGCATGGACACTGATGGGGAGTGatgtggctttgatttttttatcaTATGTTTTGATACTACACTCAGTGCTGAAGCTGAACTCAGCAGAAGCTGCTTCCAAAGCCCTAAGTACCTGCACTTCCCACCTCATCCTAATCCTATTCTTCTACACAGTTGTCATTGTCATTTCCATCACCCATAGTGAAGCAATCACGCTTCCCCTTGTCCCAGTTCTTCTCAATGTACTTGAAAACACCATTCCTCCTGCCCTCAACCCCATGGTGTATGCACTCAAGAATAAGGAGATGAGACAGGGCGTGTATAAGTTTCTAAAGCTAAACACTAAGGGCAACTAA
- the LOC131488688 gene encoding putative olfactory receptor 56B2 isoform X1 — MFQHPGDSNISKFQVSEFILMGFPGIHTWQHWLSLPLALLYLLALTANIFILIIINQEATLHQPMYFFLGVLAVVDMGLATTIMPKILAILWFSAKAISLPECFAQMYVIHCFVAMESGIFVCMAIDRYIAICKPLRYPAIVTDSFVVKATVFMALRNSLATIPVPVLAAQRHYCSQNQIEHCLCSNLGVTSLSCDDRTINSVYQLLLAWTLMGSDLALIFLSYALILHSVLKLNSAEAASKALSTCTSHLILILFFYTVIVVISITHNAAMTLPLVPVLLNVLHNVIPPALNPMVYALKNRELRQGLYKVLKMDKEN; from the coding sequence ATGTTCCAGCATCCTGGAGATTCCAACATCTCTAAGTTCCAGGTCTCTGAGTTCATTCTGATGGGATTCCCAGGCATTCACACCTGGCAGCActggctctccctgcccctggctctgCTCTACCTCTTAGCTCTCACTGCCAACATCTTTATCCTGATCATCATCAATCAGGAGGCCACACTGCATCAGCCTATGTACTTTTTCCTAGGTGTCCTGGCTGTTGTAGACATGGGACTGGCTACCACCATCATGCCCAAGATTTTGGCCATCTTATGGTTCAGTGCCAAGGCCATCAGTCTCCCTGAGTGTTTTGCTCAGATGTATGTCATACATTGTTTTGTAGCCATGGAATCAGGTATCTTTGTCTGTATggctatagatagatatatagccATTTGCAAACCACTACGCTATCCAGCAATAGTTACTGATTCTTTTGTGGTCAAGGCAACTGTGTTCATGGCACTTAGAAACAGCCTGGCTACCATCCCAGTGCCTGTGTTGGCTGCTCAGAGACACTACTGCTCACAGAACCAAATTGAGCACTGCCTGTGCTCTAACCTTGGAGTCACTAGCTTATCCTGTGATGACAGGACAATCAACAGCGTCTACCAGCTACTTCTGGCATGGACACTGATGGGGAGTGACctggctttgatttttttatcaTATGCTTTGATACTTCACTCGGTGCTAAAGCTGAACTCAGCAGAAGCTGCTTCCAAAGCCCTAAGTACCTGCACTTCCCACCTCatcctcattttgttcttttacacAGTCATTGTTGTCATTTCCATCACCCATAATGCAGCAATGACGCTTCCCCTTGTCCCAGTTCTCCTCAATGTATTACACAATGTCATTCCTCCTGCCCTCAACCCCATGGTGTATGCACTCAAGAACAGGGAGCTTAGGCAGGGCTTGTATAAGGTTCTGAAGATGGACAAGGAGAACTAA
- the LOC131488687 gene encoding olfactory receptor 52N4-like, with protein sequence MLMLNQTDLTPASFILNGIPGLEDVHMWISFPFCSMYAVAVVGNCGLLYLIRYEDSLHRTMYYFLAMLSLTDLVMCTTTIPKALCIFWFHLKEISFNECLVQMFFIYTSTGMESGVLMLMALDRYVAICYPLRYSTILTNPVIAKVGLATFLRVVLLVIPLTFIIKRLPYCRGNILHHTYCDHMSVAKLSCGNIKVNVIYGLMVALLIGGFDILCITISYTMILRAVVSLSSADARQKAFSTCTAHICAIVFSYSPAFFCFFSHRFGGHTIPPSCHIIVANIYLLLPPTMNPIVYGVKTKQIRDCVIRIFSSSKDIKSHSI encoded by the coding sequence ATGCTAATGTTAAACCAAACAGACCTGACTCCAGCCTCATTCATTCTTAATGGGATCCCAGGACTGGAGGATGTGCACATGTGGATTTCCTTCCCATTCTGCTCCATGTATGCTGTGGCAGTGGTAGGGAATTGTGGGCTCCTCTACCTCATCCGCTATGAGGACTCCCTGCACAGGACCATGTACTATTTCTTGGCTATGCTTTCCCTAACGGATCTTGTCATGTGCACTACTACAATCCCTAAAGCTCTCTGCATCTTCTGGTTCCACCTTAAGGAAATCAGCTTTAATGAATGCCTAGTCCAGATGTTCTTCATCTATACCTCAACAGGGATGGAATCTGGGGTACTCATGCTTATGGCGCTGGACCGTTATGTGGCCATCTGCTACCCTCTGCGCTACTCAACTATCCTTACCAATCCTGTCATTGCAAAGGTTGGGCTTGCTACTTTCCTGAGAGTGGTGCTGCTTGTCATTCCTTTGACTTTCATCATCAAGAGGCTACCCTACTGTAGAGGGAATATACTACACCATACCTACTGTGACCATATGTCTGTAGCCAAGTTATCCTGTGGAAATATCAAGGTCAATGTCATCTATGGTCTGATGGTTGCCCTCCTGATTGGGGGCTTTGACATCCTGTGCATAACAATCTCCTACACCATGATCCTCCGGGCAGTAGTCAGCCTCTCCTCAGCAGATGCTCGGCAGAAGGCCTTCAGCACCTGCACTGCCCACATCTGTGCCATCGTTTTCTCCTACAGTCCagccttcttctgtttcttttcccaccGCTTTGGGGGCCACACAATTCCTCCATCTTGCCACATCATTGTGGCCAATATTTATCTGCTCCTGCCTCCCACTATGAACCCTATTGTCTATGGAGTGAAAACCAAACAGATACGAGACTGTGTCATAAGGATCTTTTCAAGTTCTAAGGACATCAAATCCCACAGCATATGA